Proteins encoded in a region of the Armatimonadota bacterium genome:
- a CDS encoding glycoside hydrolase family 130 protein, with protein MSSVRIIGAPLPLIPWQERPSGCLDAVWRYDRNPIVPRDATPTSNSVFNSAAVPFGDGFAGVFRCDDRRREMRLHAGFSPDGVSWDIDPDPIVWDVPTGVEKPDYGYDPRVCFLDGRYVVTWCNGWHGPTIGIGETDDFRSFRMIENALLPFNRNGVLFPRRVQGRYMMLSRPSDNGHTPFGEIFLSQSDDLVHWGRHRWVMKPEQPWESTKIGAGPVPIETSEGWLLIYHGVLTSCNGYVYHWGACLLELDEPWKVKARSAPYLMSPQLPYELSGDVPNVVFPCAALCDPSTGRIAVYYGGADTVTCLAFTTVDDIVRAVRSSS; from the coding sequence ATGTCGTCCGTTCGCATCATCGGGGCGCCGCTGCCCCTTATCCCGTGGCAGGAACGGCCGTCCGGGTGCCTGGACGCCGTTTGGCGGTACGACCGTAACCCGATCGTTCCCCGCGACGCGACGCCAACGAGCAACAGCGTCTTCAACAGTGCCGCGGTGCCGTTCGGCGACGGGTTCGCAGGGGTGTTCCGGTGCGACGACCGCCGACGCGAAATGCGGCTTCACGCCGGATTCAGTCCGGACGGGGTCTCATGGGACATCGACCCCGATCCCATCGTCTGGGACGTTCCGACAGGAGTCGAAAAGCCGGATTACGGCTACGATCCGCGGGTCTGCTTCCTCGACGGCCGTTATGTCGTGACATGGTGCAACGGATGGCACGGCCCCACGATCGGGATCGGTGAGACCGACGACTTCCGGTCGTTCCGGATGATCGAGAACGCGCTGCTTCCCTTCAACCGCAACGGGGTCTTGTTCCCGCGCAGGGTCCAGGGCCGTTACATGATGCTCAGCCGTCCGAGCGACAACGGCCACACGCCGTTCGGCGAGATCTTCCTGAGCCAAAGCGACGATCTAGTCCATTGGGGTCGCCACCGCTGGGTGATGAAGCCGGAACAGCCTTGGGAAAGCACGAAGATCGGTGCCGGGCCTGTTCCGATCGAAACGTCGGAGGGATGGCTCTTGATCTACCATGGCGTGCTGACGAGTTGCAACGGGTACGTCTACCACTGGGGCGCGTGCCTTCTGGAGTTGGACGAACCGTGGAAGGTGAAAGCCCGTTCAGCACCGTACTTGATGTCGCCGCAACTCCCCTATGAACTGTCTGGCGACGTGCCGAACGTCGTGTTCCCTTGCGCGGCGCTGTGCGACCCCTCGACTGGGCGGATCGCGGTCTACTACGGCGGAGCGGACACGGTCACGTGCCTAGCGTTCACAACGGTCGACGACATTGTCCGAGCCGTTCGGAGTTCGTCCTAG
- a CDS encoding family 20 glycosylhydrolase, whose product MWTILAGVALTVAAPDLHLVPTPKTVKVREGGFSMVGRSPVWVCNSSPDDAYAAEMIIADSAGSFRWRDRKTQPYVTVGRTTDAAIAPKLRLLNLSLPADAGKDAYIVSVRPKQIVCAGKSAAGTYYAVQTLRQLIRANMDGSLIPSVDIVDWPSLEMRGWQDDVSRGPIPNLAFLKKQVKELSHYKLNAFTLYTEHVFRLEKHPRIAPKDGLTADDIKDLDRYCKKHHVQLIGNFQSFGHFANILSVKGYEKLGETPNVISPAKEESYAFLKDVYDEIAPAYTSKLFNINCDETYGLGEGASKEMVKKDGLGNVYAKHINRVNDLLKKHGKTCMMWGDIALQYPDIRKNLPKDLIVLTWGYHPGASFVDQIKPFTQMGYKFLVCPGVSCWGQIYPDLDAATVNISNFVRDGAANGAMGMLNTTWDDTGENLFNNNWFPLVWGAEVSWTPAPDISDTVVPMRNGINGTDLTRQHVPHPRVASFNEAFPRLFYGLKDGKLSRAFWRLSRLRAWPLTNGLSDQAFWRAPWDTDPRVAAAAADPGFAKETSDVLSMILKAKAEASRNAETLDAALVAGAKAAYLFAQAKVVAELPNFMKIAPASRAESAREAAESLASQLKTLRSKYEAAWKAECRPWWLDRNLAKFDKAIADTSSLATVPLLEPNGGSFSGKTEVKVLSMDESGEVRYTLDGSEPTDAAHLYTGPVQLEKSARLRVKRFLPGGVATPSVMALFTRMTRPCKIETPWTAYGDHAPGLAFDGLDDTYFWSYGQPSAGSSFTVVFDEADLVPGLTVTTGHPDHPDDYVHEGVLEVSPDGQKWREMAKFEKGVAKTGMIGFNVKAVRIRLTKDNGNWLVVREIAIP is encoded by the coding sequence ATGTGGACGATCCTGGCCGGCGTCGCTTTGACGGTGGCCGCACCCGATTTGCACCTCGTTCCGACACCGAAGACGGTCAAGGTGCGGGAAGGGGGGTTCAGCATGGTCGGCCGCTCACCGGTCTGGGTGTGCAACTCCAGTCCCGACGACGCCTACGCGGCGGAGATGATCATCGCAGACTCTGCGGGCAGTTTCCGGTGGCGCGACCGCAAGACACAACCGTACGTCACGGTCGGTCGGACGACGGACGCTGCGATCGCCCCGAAGCTCCGGCTTCTCAACCTGAGCTTGCCCGCCGACGCCGGGAAGGACGCCTACATCGTCAGCGTCCGGCCGAAACAGATCGTCTGCGCAGGCAAGTCGGCTGCAGGCACGTACTACGCCGTCCAGACGCTGCGCCAATTGATCCGGGCGAACATGGACGGCTCTTTGATCCCCAGCGTCGACATCGTGGACTGGCCGAGCCTCGAGATGCGGGGTTGGCAGGACGACGTGAGCCGCGGACCGATCCCGAACTTGGCGTTTCTGAAGAAGCAGGTCAAGGAACTGAGCCACTACAAGCTGAACGCGTTCACGCTTTACACGGAGCACGTCTTCCGGCTCGAAAAGCACCCTCGTATCGCTCCGAAGGACGGCCTGACCGCGGACGACATCAAGGATCTGGACCGCTACTGTAAGAAGCACCATGTGCAGTTGATCGGCAACTTCCAGAGCTTCGGCCACTTCGCAAACATCCTGAGCGTCAAAGGCTACGAAAAGCTCGGAGAGACGCCGAACGTGATCTCGCCCGCTAAAGAGGAGAGTTATGCGTTCTTGAAAGACGTCTACGACGAGATCGCTCCGGCGTACACCTCCAAATTGTTCAACATCAATTGCGACGAAACGTACGGTCTTGGAGAAGGTGCGAGCAAGGAGATGGTCAAGAAGGACGGGCTCGGAAACGTGTACGCGAAACACATCAACCGGGTGAACGACCTTCTCAAGAAGCACGGCAAGACCTGCATGATGTGGGGCGACATCGCCTTGCAGTATCCCGACATCAGGAAAAACCTTCCCAAGGACCTGATCGTCCTCACGTGGGGCTACCACCCGGGTGCGAGTTTCGTCGACCAGATCAAGCCGTTCACCCAGATGGGATACAAGTTCCTCGTCTGCCCCGGGGTTTCGTGTTGGGGCCAGATCTACCCGGACCTGGACGCCGCGACGGTCAATATCTCGAACTTCGTCCGTGACGGAGCGGCCAACGGTGCCATGGGAATGTTGAACACGACCTGGGACGATACGGGCGAGAACCTGTTCAACAACAATTGGTTTCCTCTGGTCTGGGGCGCCGAAGTCTCCTGGACGCCCGCACCCGACATCAGCGATACGGTCGTCCCCATGAGGAACGGGATCAACGGGACGGACCTGACGCGACAACACGTGCCTCATCCAAGGGTCGCGTCCTTTAACGAGGCCTTCCCCCGCCTCTTTTACGGATTGAAGGACGGCAAGCTGTCCCGAGCTTTTTGGAGGCTGTCCCGGCTGCGGGCGTGGCCCCTTACCAACGGATTGTCCGACCAGGCGTTCTGGCGCGCGCCGTGGGACACCGATCCTCGAGTGGCCGCTGCCGCTGCCGACCCCGGGTTCGCCAAAGAGACATCGGACGTCCTGTCCATGATCTTGAAGGCGAAGGCCGAAGCGTCGCGCAACGCCGAGACCCTCGACGCGGCCCTGGTCGCAGGGGCCAAAGCAGCTTATCTCTTCGCACAGGCGAAAGTGGTCGCGGAGCTGCCGAACTTCATGAAGATCGCGCCGGCCTCCAGGGCCGAGTCAGCACGCGAAGCGGCCGAGTCGTTAGCGTCCCAGCTCAAAACGCTACGGTCCAAATACGAAGCGGCTTGGAAAGCCGAATGTCGGCCGTGGTGGTTGGACCGGAACCTTGCCAAATTCGACAAGGCGATCGCAGACACGTCGTCCCTGGCGACCGTTCCGCTGTTAGAGCCGAACGGAGGGAGCTTCAGCGGCAAGACCGAGGTCAAGGTCCTCTCCATGGACGAATCCGGCGAAGTCCGTTATACGCTCGACGGGAGCGAGCCGACCGACGCGGCGCATTTGTACACCGGACCCGTCCAATTGGAGAAGTCGGCGAGGCTACGGGTCAAGCGTTTTCTTCCGGGCGGTGTCGCGACCCCTTCGGTCATGGCCTTGTTCACCCGGATGACCCGTCCCTGCAAAATCGAGACCCCTTGGACGGCCTATGGCGACCATGCACCCGGTTTGGCCTTCGACGGGCTTGACGATACGTACTTTTGGTCGTACGGCCAACCGTCGGCAGGTTCGTCGTTCACGGTCGTGTTCGACGAAGCCGACCTGGTGCCCGGCCTCACCGTGACGACCGGGCATCCGGACCACCCCGACGACTACGTCCACGAGGGCGTTCTCGAAGTCTCGCCCGATGGGCAGAAGTGGCGGGAAATGGCGAAGTTCGAGAAGGGTGTCGCCAAAACCGGCATGATCGGGTTCAACGTGAAGGCCGTCCGGATCCGGTTGACGAAAGACAACGGGAACTGGCTCGTCGTACGGGAGATCGCGATCCCTTAG
- a CDS encoding response regulator transcription factor, with the protein MSTTIRVVICDDEAGYRSAIQRTLTLMPECEVIGVCKDGQEALDLCLSDPPDVLLTDINMPRMDGLELMRRLLRKEKDVRVVVLTINEDDETVFEAIRSGAMGYLLKTSTPQDVIEAIRLANRGESKLTPKVASKVLDDFRRVKDDDETDDTELYVLSDRETEILELIAKGMRNKEIALHLSIAEKTVKNHVSNILKALQVNSRTEAAMKAVKAKLVQGN; encoded by the coding sequence ATGTCAACGACTATCAGGGTCGTCATTTGCGATGACGAGGCGGGTTATCGCAGTGCGATCCAACGGACGCTGACGCTGATGCCCGAATGCGAGGTGATCGGCGTCTGCAAAGACGGGCAAGAGGCCCTCGACCTCTGCCTGTCCGATCCGCCCGACGTATTGCTGACCGACATTAACATGCCGCGCATGGACGGCCTCGAGCTCATGAGGCGCCTCCTGCGCAAGGAGAAGGACGTCAGGGTCGTCGTCCTCACGATCAACGAAGACGACGAGACGGTTTTCGAAGCGATCCGGTCCGGAGCCATGGGCTATCTGCTCAAGACGTCCACTCCCCAAGACGTCATCGAGGCCATCCGGCTCGCCAACCGGGGTGAATCGAAGCTCACGCCCAAGGTCGCATCGAAGGTCCTCGACGATTTCCGCCGCGTCAAAGACGATGATGAGACGGACGACACCGAGCTCTACGTCCTGAGCGACCGCGAGACCGAGATCTTGGAGCTCATCGCCAAGGGCATGCGCAACAAGGAGATCGCCCTGCACCTCTCCATCGCCGAGAAGACGGTCAAGAACCACGTCTCCAACATCCTTAAAGCCCTTCAGGTCAACTCGCGTACAGAAGCCGCGATGAAA
- a CDS encoding ABC transporter ATP-binding protein — MSMLEVQDLHVAFGPTEVLRGVSFSVEPGKTLGIVGESGCGKSMTGLAVMGMLPTAGRVTRGRILLEGRDLNTLSKREWLDVRGRDVALVMQDPFTALNPMMRVGDQIAEVYRLHQGLSWSSGRAKAVEMLRRVGVPAPPESARKYPHQMSGGQRQRVVIACAFASNPKVLIADEPTTALDVTLQAQILHLLNELQAESGTAVLLISHDIGVIGSVSDTVAVFYAGRVVETGTVARVLQSPCHPYTQALLHAMPRRGQDRLAQIPGQPPDFGRMPEGCSFSPRCSFRHDRCQVEPGLLAFEAGHEGACWLVDEAKVRV, encoded by the coding sequence ATGTCCATGCTGGAAGTCCAAGACCTTCACGTCGCTTTCGGTCCGACCGAGGTCCTGCGCGGGGTCTCGTTCTCGGTCGAACCTGGGAAGACCCTTGGGATCGTTGGCGAGTCGGGTTGCGGCAAGTCGATGACCGGCCTTGCGGTCATGGGGATGCTCCCTACCGCCGGACGTGTCACACGGGGCCGGATCCTCCTGGAGGGCCGCGATTTGAACACGCTGTCGAAGCGGGAATGGCTCGACGTCCGCGGTCGAGACGTCGCCCTCGTGATGCAAGACCCGTTCACGGCTTTGAACCCGATGATGAGGGTCGGCGACCAGATCGCAGAGGTGTACCGCCTCCACCAAGGCCTGTCATGGTCTTCCGGTCGGGCCAAAGCGGTCGAAATGTTGCGGCGGGTCGGGGTTCCGGCCCCGCCCGAATCGGCCCGTAAGTACCCCCATCAGATGAGCGGGGGGCAGCGTCAAAGGGTCGTGATCGCCTGCGCCTTCGCTTCCAACCCGAAAGTCCTGATCGCGGACGAGCCGACGACGGCTCTCGACGTCACTCTCCAGGCCCAGATCCTCCACCTCCTGAACGAGCTTCAGGCCGAGTCGGGGACGGCGGTCTTGCTCATTTCCCACGACATCGGCGTCATCGGCTCCGTTTCCGACACTGTCGCCGTGTTCTACGCGGGACGGGTCGTGGAGACCGGAACGGTCGCGCGAGTGCTGCAATCGCCGTGCCACCCCTATACTCAAGCCTTGCTCCATGCGATGCCGCGCCGGGGTCAAGACCGTCTGGCCCAGATCCCGGGGCAGCCGCCGGACTTCGGACGCATGCCCGAAGGTTGCTCGTTCTCGCCCCGGTGTTCCTTCCGGCACGACCGGTGCCAAGTGGAGCCCGGGCTCTTGGCGTTCGAAGCCGGACATGAAGGCGCTTGTTGGCTGGTCGACGAAGCCAAGGTCCGGGTTTGA
- a CDS encoding hydroxyacid dehydrogenase: MKVLVADKFEKSGLEGLKALGCDVVNEPDLSGEALAAAIKEHRAEVLIVRSTKVDASMLEFSSLSLIIRAGAGYNTIDVAAASAQGIYVANCPGKNAQAVAELAFGLVLSLDRQIPDNVAQLRQGKWNKKGFSKAKGLYGSTIGLVGMGQIGQEMIPRAKAFGMSVVGFSRWMTADVAAALGIGQAHSLEELARQSDIVSVHVSLRPETKGLLDRAFFDAMRPGALFVNTSRAEVVDQSALVQAVKSGRIRAGLDVFEGEPTGGEGDYDGELKELPGVYCTHHIGASTEQAQEAVAAETVRIVRDYRNTGHVPNVVNIAKGETATHLLVVRHKDRVGVLASVLSFLKEDGASVQEMENIVLGGAHAAIAQISVDKEPSESCLGRIRTSPDVFSSNCFSIAK; this comes from the coding sequence ATGAAAGTGCTGGTTGCCGACAAGTTCGAGAAGAGCGGTCTCGAGGGGTTGAAAGCTCTCGGCTGCGACGTCGTGAACGAGCCTGACCTGAGCGGGGAGGCTTTGGCCGCCGCGATCAAGGAGCATCGGGCTGAAGTGTTGATCGTCCGGAGCACAAAGGTCGACGCTTCGATGTTGGAGTTCTCGTCGCTCAGCCTGATCATCCGGGCCGGAGCAGGCTACAACACGATCGACGTCGCGGCCGCGAGCGCCCAAGGCATCTATGTCGCCAACTGCCCGGGCAAGAACGCGCAAGCCGTCGCCGAACTCGCGTTCGGACTCGTTTTGAGCCTCGACAGGCAGATCCCCGACAATGTCGCCCAGTTGAGGCAGGGCAAGTGGAACAAGAAAGGCTTCAGCAAGGCCAAGGGGCTCTATGGTTCGACCATCGGCCTCGTCGGAATGGGTCAGATCGGGCAGGAGATGATCCCTCGGGCGAAGGCGTTCGGCATGTCCGTGGTCGGCTTCAGCCGCTGGATGACTGCCGACGTCGCCGCCGCTCTCGGGATCGGGCAGGCGCATTCCTTAGAGGAACTGGCCCGACAGTCGGACATCGTCAGCGTGCACGTGTCCCTTCGGCCCGAGACGAAGGGTCTTTTGGACAGAGCCTTCTTCGACGCGATGCGGCCCGGAGCGCTGTTCGTGAACACGAGCCGAGCCGAAGTCGTCGACCAGTCGGCCTTAGTGCAAGCCGTCAAGTCAGGACGGATCCGGGCCGGCCTGGACGTCTTCGAAGGCGAACCCACGGGCGGAGAGGGAGACTATGACGGCGAACTGAAGGAGCTGCCCGGCGTTTACTGTACGCACCACATCGGCGCCTCGACCGAGCAGGCTCAAGAGGCCGTCGCCGCAGAAACGGTCCGCATCGTACGCGACTACCGCAACACGGGACACGTGCCCAATGTCGTGAACATCGCAAAGGGTGAGACCGCCACCCACCTCCTCGTGGTCCGGCACAAAGACCGCGTCGGCGTGCTCGCGTCGGTTTTGTCGTTCCTTAAAGAGGACGGGGCGAGCGTCCAGGAAATGGAGAACATCGTGCTCGGTGGCGCCCATGCCGCGATCGCTCAGATCTCTGTGGACAAGGAGCCTTCTGAAAGTTGTCTCGGCCGCATCCGGACGTCGCCCGACGTGTTCTCGAGCAATTGCTTCTCCATCGCGAAGTGA
- a CDS encoding trypsin-like serine protease, with the protein MKTTLETTLVLSALLALTSVASAQSSPSVKGPLRPSVMGPSNAPVSQPEAWSFDIQARISTRFSDTCGSDPSTRTTSFGTLHKGFRTSDDAGGADRGTGNEQTIQDVFGSDDRTEVSSTTSFPNSARCRIVSTFRDGYTVSGSGNLIDKNDVLTACHVVYDGSHGGFATNVRVYPGQDGTTLPFGSASGTNVLYWSDFTSKGNYDHDMAVVRLSSNIGSLTGWYGFASVSDNEGAGATIGGYPGDKPYGTQWYDSDPIQIQTTNRLYYWIDTESGDSGAGVYRFIGGDRYIVAAHSGWNTYWTKKYNRGTRITSSKFASIDAYVH; encoded by the coding sequence ATGAAAACCACCCTCGAAACCACCCTCGTCCTCAGCGCCCTTCTCGCTCTGACTTCTGTCGCCTCGGCTCAGTCGTCGCCCTCCGTGAAAGGGCCCCTTCGCCCTTCGGTCATGGGCCCGTCGAATGCGCCTGTCTCTCAGCCCGAAGCCTGGTCGTTCGACATCCAAGCCAGGATCTCGACCCGCTTCTCGGACACCTGCGGGTCAGACCCGTCGACACGGACGACATCGTTTGGAACGCTCCATAAAGGGTTCCGGACGTCGGACGACGCCGGAGGAGCCGACCGTGGTACGGGGAACGAACAGACCATTCAGGACGTCTTCGGGTCCGATGACCGTACCGAAGTGTCCAGCACCACGTCGTTCCCCAACAGTGCCCGCTGCCGCATCGTGTCCACGTTCCGGGACGGCTACACCGTCAGCGGCTCAGGAAACCTGATCGACAAGAACGACGTGTTGACGGCTTGCCACGTCGTGTACGACGGTTCGCACGGCGGGTTCGCCACGAACGTCCGCGTCTATCCGGGACAAGACGGGACGACGCTTCCGTTCGGCTCGGCCTCCGGCACGAACGTCTTGTACTGGTCGGACTTCACGAGCAAGGGGAACTATGACCACGACATGGCCGTGGTCCGCCTGTCCAGCAACATCGGGTCCTTGACGGGCTGGTACGGCTTCGCGTCCGTCAGTGACAACGAGGGTGCCGGAGCGACGATCGGCGGTTACCCCGGTGACAAGCCGTACGGGACGCAGTGGTACGACAGCGACCCGATTCAAATCCAGACCACCAACCGCCTGTACTACTGGATCGATACCGAGAGCGGCGACAGCGGGGCTGGCGTCTACCGGTTCATCGGTGGCGACCGGTATATCGTGGCCGCCCATTCGGGTTGGAACACCTACTGGACCAAAAAGTACAACCGAGGCACCAGGATCACGAGCAGCAAGTTCGCTTCGATCGACGCCTACGTCCACTAA
- a CDS encoding DUF255 domain-containing protein gives MPNRLANEASPYLLQHKDNPVDWWPWGEEAWALARAEQKPVFLSVGYSSCHWCHVMAHESFEDDEAAQALNGSFVSIKLDREERPDVDEAYMTAVQLAHGHGGWPMSVFLTPDKKPFFAGTYFPRESRGGHPSFLQVVNSLATAWRESRADVERTADEFATALAGVMERNLPASSGVLDVQLLDRAVEAFHQDFDHEHGGFGDRPKFPPHAALLFLCDYARYRPDLPGDSGELPGQAALMALLTLERLALGGIYDHVGGGFHRYSTDDRWLLPHFEKMLYDNAQLLTAYSEGRKLAGDPRLQALFDRTVERTSDWIEREMTAESGLYMSALDADSEGEEGLYYLWTTGEVDEALTDRAPGFAATFGLTAGGNYLDEATGRTTGRNVLNLERDVEGLFESELDALRNARSGRVRPGTDHKCLASWNGLTIGAMAQAGRVTEAVRASRSWLGFLEDSGLPHMVTDGRPSGQPFLDDLAFLADGFLDLADVTEDDTWRSAAMRLARQMVERHGGPSGGCTFTAHDGEALFGRSKPFMDNATPSPNGVAARVFRRLGLSTESRAVLDAGLGWMERAPAATPTLLREALLALVSAGGVAGRSEPARPTQDAQIGVTLVPRELEPDDDGFAYAEIVLDIPEGVHVNSDDPAAKWLVPTDVEVDGAYAEAAYPENKDGTYRGRTVIGLRIRAAGAQGRFEVRVRFQSCTESECSLPEVRVVEGRLK, from the coding sequence ATGCCCAACAGGCTCGCGAACGAGGCTTCCCCCTACCTCTTGCAGCATAAGGACAACCCGGTGGACTGGTGGCCGTGGGGCGAGGAAGCTTGGGCACTGGCGCGGGCGGAACAGAAGCCCGTCTTTCTCAGCGTCGGCTATTCGAGCTGTCACTGGTGCCATGTCATGGCCCATGAGAGCTTCGAAGACGACGAGGCGGCCCAAGCTCTTAACGGGTCGTTCGTCAGCATCAAACTCGACCGCGAAGAGCGACCAGACGTGGACGAGGCGTACATGACGGCCGTCCAACTCGCCCATGGGCACGGCGGGTGGCCTATGAGCGTCTTCCTGACGCCGGACAAGAAACCCTTCTTCGCAGGGACATATTTTCCGAGGGAATCGAGGGGCGGCCATCCCAGCTTCCTCCAAGTGGTGAACTCGTTGGCCACGGCTTGGCGGGAATCGCGGGCCGACGTCGAGCGGACGGCCGACGAGTTTGCGACGGCCCTCGCCGGGGTCATGGAGCGGAACTTGCCCGCATCGTCGGGTGTCCTTGACGTCCAGCTTCTTGACCGTGCGGTGGAGGCCTTTCATCAGGATTTCGACCATGAGCACGGCGGGTTCGGGGACCGGCCCAAGTTCCCGCCCCATGCCGCGCTCCTCTTCCTGTGCGACTACGCCCGGTACCGGCCAGACCTGCCAGGCGATTCCGGTGAACTGCCCGGCCAAGCCGCCCTCATGGCCCTGCTCACCTTGGAGAGGCTGGCCCTCGGGGGGATTTACGACCATGTCGGTGGAGGCTTCCACCGGTATTCGACCGACGACCGCTGGCTTCTTCCCCACTTTGAGAAGATGCTCTACGACAACGCGCAGCTCTTGACCGCCTACTCGGAAGGCCGCAAGCTCGCGGGCGACCCGAGGCTTCAAGCCCTGTTCGACCGTACGGTGGAACGGACGTCGGACTGGATCGAAAGGGAGATGACGGCGGAGTCTGGCTTGTACATGTCCGCGCTCGATGCCGACAGCGAGGGGGAAGAGGGGCTTTACTACCTGTGGACGACAGGTGAAGTGGACGAAGCCCTGACCGACCGTGCGCCCGGCTTTGCCGCGACGTTCGGTCTGACCGCGGGCGGCAACTACCTTGACGAAGCGACAGGCCGCACGACGGGACGGAACGTCCTGAACCTCGAAAGGGACGTGGAGGGTCTCTTCGAGTCCGAATTGGACGCCTTGCGGAACGCAAGGTCCGGACGGGTCCGGCCGGGAACCGATCACAAGTGTCTGGCCTCCTGGAACGGTCTGACGATCGGGGCGATGGCACAGGCGGGACGCGTCACAGAGGCCGTCCGAGCTTCACGTTCCTGGCTCGGGTTCCTCGAGGACTCAGGACTTCCCCACATGGTGACCGACGGACGTCCAAGCGGTCAGCCCTTCCTTGACGATCTCGCCTTCCTTGCCGACGGGTTCCTTGACCTTGCCGATGTCACGGAGGACGACACGTGGCGATCGGCAGCAATGCGATTGGCCCGCCAAATGGTGGAACGCCACGGCGGTCCGTCCGGCGGGTGCACCTTCACGGCCCACGACGGAGAGGCCTTGTTCGGCCGTTCGAAACCGTTCATGGACAATGCGACCCCGAGTCCGAACGGAGTGGCGGCAAGGGTCTTCCGGCGCCTCGGACTTAGCACAGAGTCCCGAGCCGTCCTGGACGCGGGTCTCGGTTGGATGGAACGCGCGCCCGCAGCGACGCCGACCCTTTTGCGGGAAGCCCTCCTCGCCTTGGTCTCCGCAGGGGGCGTGGCGGGCCGTTCGGAACCTGCTCGTCCGACCCAGGACGCACAGATCGGAGTGACGTTGGTCCCGAGAGAGCTCGAGCCCGACGACGACGGTTTTGCCTATGCGGAGATCGTGCTGGACATCCCAGAAGGCGTTCACGTCAATTCGGACGATCCCGCGGCGAAATGGCTGGTCCCGACCGACGTCGAGGTCGATGGCGCCTACGCCGAGGCGGCCTATCCCGAAAACAAGGACGGGACGTACCGTGGCCGGACGGTCATCGGCCTGAGGATCAGAGCGGCAGGCGCCCAAGGGCGGTTCGAAGTCCGCGTCCGGTTCCAATCGTGCACGGAAAGCGAATGCTCACTGCCCGAAGTGCGGGTCGTCGAAGGACGGCTGAAGTAG